In Dromaius novaehollandiae isolate bDroNov1 chromosome 3, bDroNov1.hap1, whole genome shotgun sequence, the following are encoded in one genomic region:
- the HDDC2 gene encoding 5'-deoxynucleotidase HDDC2 isoform X1, producing MAAGGVAGLLQFLRLVGQLKRVPRTGWVYRNVEKPESVSDHMYRMAVMALMTKDKSLNKDRCIRLALVHDMAECIVGDIAPADNISKEEKHRREEAAVQQLTQLLSEDLRKEICELWEEYENQSTAEAKFVKQLDQCEMILQAFEYEELEKAPGRLQDFYDSTAGKFVHPEILQLVSVINTERNQKIAATCPPHS from the exons atggcggcgggcggcgtgGCGGGCTTGCTGCAGTTCCTGAGGCTGGTGGGACAGCTCAAG AGAGTGCCGCGGACAGGATGGGTGTACAGGAACGTGGAGAAGCCGGAGAGCGTGTCAGATCATATGTACAGAATGGCAGTGATGGCTCTGATGACCAAAGACAAAAGCCTTAACAAAGACAG ATGCATACGATTAGCTTTGGTTCACGATATGGCCGAATGCATCGTTGGAGATATCGCTCCTGCAGATAATATCTCCAAAGAGGAGAAACACAGGAGAGAAGAG GCAGCTGTGCAACAACTGACCCAGCTTCTATCAGAGGACCTCAGAAAAGAAATCTGTGAACTTTGGGAA GAATATGAAAATCAGTCTACTGCAGAAGCCAAGTTTGTAAAACAGTTGGATCAGTGTGAGATGATACTGCAAGCATTTGAGTATGAAGAGTTGGAAAAGGCACCCGGCAGACTACAGGATTTTTATGATTCAACTGCTG gaAAATTTGTTCACCCAGAAATACTTCAGCTTGTGTCTGTGATTAATACAGAAAGGAATCAAAAAATAGCTGCTACATGTCCTCCACATTCCTGA
- the HDDC2 gene encoding 5'-deoxynucleotidase HDDC2 isoform X2 has protein sequence MAAGGVAGLLQFLRLVGQLKRVPRTGWVYRNVEKPESVSDHMYRMAVMALMTKDKSLNKDRCIRLALVHDMAECIVGDIAPADNISKEEKHRREEAAVQQLTQLLSEDLRKEICELWEQSLQEVRHFFSSQEGPRTEGPANAILLHPRLPYAHSNKRLPLQALERRVT, from the exons atggcggcgggcggcgtgGCGGGCTTGCTGCAGTTCCTGAGGCTGGTGGGACAGCTCAAG AGAGTGCCGCGGACAGGATGGGTGTACAGGAACGTGGAGAAGCCGGAGAGCGTGTCAGATCATATGTACAGAATGGCAGTGATGGCTCTGATGACCAAAGACAAAAGCCTTAACAAAGACAG ATGCATACGATTAGCTTTGGTTCACGATATGGCCGAATGCATCGTTGGAGATATCGCTCCTGCAGATAATATCTCCAAAGAGGAGAAACACAGGAGAGAAGAG GCAGCTGTGCAACAACTGACCCAGCTTCTATCAGAGGACCTCAGAAAAGAAATCTGTGAACTTTGGGAA CAGTCTCTCCAGGAAGTTCGCCACTTTTTCAGCTCACAAGAGGGCCCTAGAACTGAAGGGCCAGCCAATGCTATCCTCCTACACCCCAGACTTCCTTATGCCCACAGTAACAAACGTCTACCCTTGCAAGCCTTGGAACGGAg agttacttaa